The following coding sequences lie in one Mesorhizobium sp. DCY119 genomic window:
- the rpmF gene encoding 50S ribosomal protein L32, with protein sequence MAVPKRKTSPSKRGMRRSADALKAPTYVEDKNSGEMRRPHHIDLKTGMYRGRQVLTPKES encoded by the coding sequence ATGGCTGTGCCAAAACGAAAGACCTCGCCTTCCAAGCGTGGCATGCGCCGTTCGGCGGATGCGCTGAAGGCTCCGACCTATGTCGAAGACAAGAACTCGGGCGAAATGCGCCGCCCGCACCACATCGACCTGAAGACCGGCATGTATCGCGGTCGCCAGGTTCTGACGCCCAAGGAAAGCTGA
- a CDS encoding DUF1062 domain-containing protein has translation MSDVLCVQWTIIPQTAPQPWLPCRRCGDIRPFSSSGKARVNANGKRIDAWLIYRCIDCDGTWNRPLLERRNVRSIDPDLLHALRTNDPEWTARLAFDLDDLRRSAERVEEFGDVEVRKNVVSGNPHSAAKMEIHLAAPSKTSLRVDRLLANELGLSRSRIQALHDKECLTATADRHFMRRPAKHGMRIALDLSGESDRHLVAMTAAGVDSS, from the coding sequence ATGTCAGACGTACTTTGCGTCCAATGGACCATTATCCCTCAAACCGCCCCGCAACCCTGGCTTCCCTGCCGCCGATGCGGCGACATCAGGCCCTTCAGCAGCTCAGGCAAGGCCAGGGTCAACGCCAATGGCAAGCGCATCGATGCCTGGCTGATCTATCGCTGCATCGACTGCGACGGCACCTGGAACCGCCCGCTTCTGGAGCGCCGCAATGTACGCTCGATCGATCCGGACCTGCTGCACGCGCTGCGCACGAACGATCCCGAATGGACGGCGCGACTGGCCTTCGATCTCGACGACCTGCGGCGCAGCGCCGAACGGGTCGAAGAGTTCGGCGACGTTGAAGTTCGAAAGAACGTCGTCTCAGGTAATCCCCACTCCGCAGCGAAAATGGAAATCCATCTCGCTGCGCCGTCCAAAACCAGCTTGCGCGTCGACCGTCTTCTGGCGAATGAACTTGGCCTGTCGCGAAGCCGCATACAGGCACTGCATGACAAAGAGTGCCTGACCGCAACGGCGGACAGGCATTTCATGCGGCGGCCGGCAAAGCATGGAATGCGCATAGCCCTCGATCTGTCGGGCGAAAGCGACCGCCATCTCGTCGCGATGACGGCGGCCGGCGTCGACAGCAGCTGA
- a CDS encoding heme-binding protein, with translation MPSLTLAKTNEIIDAAFAKAKEINLKPLGIVVFDAGGHVIAFQKQDGASFLRFEIASGKAYGALAVGAGSRRVEAMAKERPHFMQGLSGVSGGKVVPVAGGVLIRSQGEVIGAVGVSGDTSDNDELVAIAGIQAAGFEADGG, from the coding sequence ATGCCAAGCCTGACACTCGCCAAGACTAACGAAATCATCGATGCCGCTTTTGCCAAGGCGAAGGAAATCAATCTCAAGCCGCTTGGCATTGTCGTGTTCGATGCCGGCGGGCATGTCATCGCGTTCCAGAAGCAGGACGGCGCATCGTTCCTGCGATTCGAGATCGCGTCGGGCAAGGCCTATGGCGCGCTGGCGGTCGGCGCAGGCTCGCGCCGGGTGGAGGCCATGGCCAAGGAGCGTCCGCATTTCATGCAGGGCCTGTCCGGCGTTTCCGGCGGCAAGGTCGTGCCGGTTGCCGGCGGCGTGCTGATCCGCTCGCAGGGGGAGGTCATCGGCGCGGTCGGCGTTTCCGGCGACACCTCCGACAATGACGAGTTGGTGGCAATCGCCGGCATCCAGGCCGCCGGTTTCGAAGCCGACGGCGGCTGA
- a CDS encoding gamma-glutamyltransferase family protein, whose product MRRFDVPGRSPVYAENGMAATSHPLATAAAIAVLKEGGNAVDAAIAASATLTVVEPHMTGIGGDCFVILAEPDGSIHGLNGSGRAPAGADAARLRDLGYSAVPESGPHSVTVPGAINAWEMLHARFGKLSFERLFADAIGYAENGYAVHPRVASDWVGVVEELATDEGAARHYLIDGKAPALGTRHKVPALAATLRKIATQGAKAFYEGEVAAEIAATIRAKGGFMTEDDLAATSADWVELISTRYNGYDVLEIPPNGQGITALILLNLMAKVGTGKLSPDSAERYHLEIEAARLAYSVRDHLVADPKSMTVTPAQLLSDAYTAALAEGIDPARRNAKIVLPKTPASDTVYLTVVDRDRRAVSFINSVYDSFGSKIVTQKSGIALQNRGTCFSLEEGHPNELGPRKRPMHTIIPAMALKDGKAAVSFGVMGGAYQPMGHAHVFSNLADHGMDPQEALDHARLFWGEDGVLEAEAGISAEVRETLAKKGHTLRDAAKPHGGGQVIVIDDKNGFLIGGSDPRKDGLALGW is encoded by the coding sequence TTGAGAAGATTCGATGTGCCGGGGCGCTCGCCCGTCTACGCGGAAAACGGCATGGCCGCGACCTCGCATCCGCTGGCAACCGCTGCGGCAATCGCAGTGCTGAAAGAAGGCGGCAACGCCGTCGATGCGGCCATCGCTGCCTCGGCAACGCTTACCGTGGTCGAGCCGCATATGACCGGCATCGGCGGTGATTGTTTTGTCATCCTGGCCGAGCCTGACGGCTCCATTCATGGTTTGAACGGCTCCGGCCGCGCGCCTGCTGGAGCGGACGCGGCACGCCTGCGCGATCTCGGTTACAGCGCCGTGCCGGAAAGCGGGCCGCATTCGGTGACCGTGCCCGGCGCCATCAATGCCTGGGAAATGCTGCATGCCCGCTTCGGCAAGCTCTCCTTCGAGCGGCTGTTTGCGGACGCGATCGGCTATGCCGAGAACGGCTATGCCGTGCATCCGCGCGTTGCCTCGGATTGGGTGGGTGTCGTCGAGGAACTCGCGACAGATGAGGGTGCCGCCCGGCACTATCTGATCGACGGCAAGGCGCCTGCTCTCGGCACACGCCACAAGGTGCCGGCGCTGGCAGCAACGTTGCGCAAGATCGCCACGCAGGGCGCTAAAGCTTTCTACGAGGGCGAGGTCGCTGCCGAAATCGCCGCCACCATCCGCGCCAAGGGCGGCTTCATGACCGAGGACGACCTTGCCGCGACTTCCGCCGACTGGGTCGAGCTGATCTCGACCCGCTATAACGGCTACGACGTCCTTGAAATCCCGCCCAACGGGCAGGGCATCACCGCGCTCATCCTGCTCAACCTGATGGCCAAGGTCGGCACCGGCAAGCTCTCCCCCGACAGTGCCGAGCGCTATCATCTCGAGATCGAAGCGGCGCGGCTGGCCTATTCGGTGCGCGACCATCTGGTGGCCGACCCGAAGTCGATGACGGTGACGCCGGCGCAGCTTCTTTCGGACGCCTATACCGCTGCACTCGCCGAAGGAATCGATCCGGCGCGGCGCAATGCAAAGATCGTGCTGCCGAAGACGCCGGCCTCCGATACGGTCTATCTCACAGTGGTCGATCGCGACCGCCGCGCGGTTTCCTTCATCAACTCGGTCTATGACAGTTTCGGCTCCAAGATCGTGACCCAAAAGTCCGGCATCGCGCTGCAGAATCGTGGCACCTGCTTCTCGCTGGAGGAAGGCCACCCCAACGAACTCGGCCCGCGCAAGCGGCCCATGCACACCATCATCCCGGCGATGGCGCTGAAGGATGGCAAGGCGGCCGTATCGTTCGGCGTCATGGGCGGCGCCTATCAGCCGATGGGCCACGCCCATGTCTTCTCCAACCTTGCCGATCACGGCATGGACCCGCAGGAGGCGCTCGACCATGCGCGGCTGTTCTGGGGCGAGGATGGCGTGCTCGAGGCCGAGGCCGGAATCTCGGCGGAGGTGCGCGAGACGCTTGCGAAAAAGGGCCATACGCTGCGTGACGCAGCCAAACCGCATGGCGGCGGCCAGGTCATCGTCATCGACGACAAGAACGGCTTCCTGATCGGCGGCTCGGACCCGCGCAAGGACGGGCTGGCGCTGGGCTGGTGA
- a CDS encoding DUF2946 family protein: MRHLLKDRLSVGAIAALIGYMLLLQGLVAGFSQGAMAASALDPLHVICASDGTISTAAKDPAGSPVDKAFQCPCATLCQLAATATPAVLGQLAVFAYAAPKDTNAVRFEQADVFQSVFRGLLAEARAPPLSM, encoded by the coding sequence ATGCGGCACCTCTTGAAGGACAGGCTGTCGGTCGGCGCGATTGCTGCGCTGATCGGCTATATGCTGTTGCTTCAGGGGCTGGTTGCGGGTTTTTCGCAAGGAGCCATGGCCGCTTCGGCCCTCGATCCGCTGCATGTCATCTGCGCTTCGGACGGAACGATCTCTACCGCCGCGAAAGACCCCGCCGGCTCGCCGGTGGACAAGGCGTTCCAGTGTCCTTGCGCGACGCTCTGCCAGCTTGCGGCGACCGCCACGCCGGCGGTTCTTGGCCAACTCGCGGTCTTTGCCTATGCCGCGCCGAAAGACACGAATGCGGTGCGCTTCGAGCAAGCCGACGTCTTCCAGTCGGTCTTCCGAGGCCTTCTCGCAGAAGCCAGGGCACCACCACTCTCCATGTGA
- a CDS encoding PepSY domain-containing protein codes for MSDLTIGRESAGIAAQSASDLYRAVWRWHFYAGLLVLPFMITLAVTGALYLFRDELDAVIHADLKRVEIQESAKVAPSAMVAAALAAHPGTAVKFTDPGSPDASAEITVNTETQGKLAVYVDPYDGKVLGSLPDRGTVMWTIRYLHSLKYFGSTARMVIEIAAGWSVLLVGTGIYLWWPRRQTGGVVSVRGTPKRRVFWRDTHAVTGIFVGFFIVFLAITGMPWSGVWGGKVNEWANGNNFGYPAGVRIAVPMSDEHLDHVAKTSWSLEQAQVPQSPAGHHGATPISLDDAVSTFDRLGLHRGYAVNIPATPTGVYTGSVYPDDLAQQRVVHLDQYSGKPLIDMSYADYGPLGKWLEWGINVHLGQQFGLANQLVLLAACIAIVALAVSAGVMWWKRRPQGSLGVPPMPLDRRVFRGLIAILAIGGVLFPLVGASLVVMLALDWAFGRVRMVGKV; via the coding sequence ATGTCCGATCTGACCATCGGGCGGGAAAGTGCCGGCATTGCCGCGCAATCCGCGTCCGACCTTTACCGCGCCGTCTGGCGCTGGCATTTCTATGCAGGCCTGCTGGTCCTGCCCTTCATGATCACGCTCGCCGTCACCGGCGCGCTCTATCTGTTTCGGGACGAGTTGGATGCAGTCATTCATGCCGACCTGAAACGCGTTGAAATCCAGGAAAGCGCAAAGGTTGCGCCGTCCGCTATGGTGGCCGCAGCTCTCGCTGCCCATCCTGGCACTGCCGTCAAATTCACCGATCCCGGCTCGCCCGACGCATCGGCCGAGATCACCGTCAATACCGAGACGCAAGGCAAGCTGGCGGTCTATGTCGATCCCTATGACGGCAAGGTGCTCGGCTCGCTCCCCGACCGCGGAACGGTGATGTGGACCATCCGCTACCTGCACAGCCTGAAATATTTCGGGTCGACCGCCCGCATGGTGATCGAGATCGCTGCCGGCTGGTCGGTCCTGCTTGTCGGCACCGGCATCTATCTGTGGTGGCCGCGCCGGCAGACGGGCGGCGTCGTCAGCGTGCGCGGAACCCCGAAGCGTCGGGTGTTCTGGCGCGACACCCATGCCGTCACCGGCATTTTCGTCGGCTTCTTCATCGTCTTCCTGGCGATCACCGGCATGCCCTGGTCGGGCGTCTGGGGCGGCAAGGTCAATGAATGGGCCAATGGCAACAATTTCGGCTATCCCGCCGGCGTGCGGATCGCGGTGCCGATGTCGGACGAGCATCTCGATCATGTCGCCAAGACATCATGGTCGCTCGAACAGGCGCAGGTTCCGCAATCGCCCGCCGGACACCACGGCGCCACCCCGATAAGCTTGGATGATGCGGTCTCGACGTTCGACCGGCTCGGCCTGCATCGCGGCTATGCCGTCAACATTCCGGCGACGCCGACGGGCGTCTATACCGGCTCGGTCTATCCCGACGACCTGGCGCAGCAGCGGGTGGTTCATCTCGACCAGTATTCGGGCAAGCCGCTGATCGACATGAGCTATGCCGACTACGGGCCGCTCGGCAAATGGCTGGAGTGGGGGATCAATGTCCACCTCGGCCAGCAGTTCGGTCTCGCCAATCAGCTCGTGCTGCTGGCAGCCTGCATCGCCATTGTCGCACTCGCCGTTTCGGCGGGCGTGATGTGGTGGAAGCGCCGACCTCAGGGTTCGCTCGGCGTGCCGCCAATGCCGTTGGACAGGCGCGTGTTTCGCGGGCTGATTGCGATTCTTGCCATCGGCGGGGTGCTGTTTCCGCTCGTCGGAGCATCGCTGGTGGTGATGCTGGCGCTGGATTGGGCGTTTGGGCGGGTGCGGATGGTTGGGAAGGTTTGA
- the phaR gene encoding polyhydroxyalkanoate synthesis repressor PhaR produces the protein MPAKDDPVVIKKYANRRLYNTGTSTYVTLEDLAEMVKKGEEFTVQDAKTGEDITHPVLTQIIFELENKDGQNMLPIPFLRQLIAFYGDQMQMIVPSFLEQSMVAFAKEQERFREQMKTSLGKSPMEMMKLAPMKALEEQTRRNMEMFQNAMRLFTPFPQGGTASAPAEPAKQESSEKPGDLQELKEQIAAMQRKIDSMG, from the coding sequence ATGCCCGCAAAAGACGATCCGGTCGTGATCAAGAAATACGCCAACCGCCGACTCTACAACACAGGCACCAGCACCTATGTGACGCTCGAGGACCTGGCCGAGATGGTCAAGAAGGGCGAGGAATTCACCGTGCAGGACGCCAAGACCGGCGAGGACATCACCCACCCGGTGCTGACGCAGATCATTTTCGAGCTGGAGAACAAGGATGGGCAGAATATGCTGCCGATCCCGTTCCTGCGCCAGCTCATCGCCTTCTATGGCGACCAGATGCAGATGATCGTGCCGAGCTTCCTCGAACAGTCGATGGTGGCTTTCGCCAAGGAGCAGGAACGCTTTCGCGAGCAGATGAAAACCTCTCTCGGCAAGTCGCCGATGGAGATGATGAAGCTTGCGCCGATGAAGGCGCTGGAAGAACAGACGCGCCGCAACATGGAAATGTTCCAGAACGCGATGCGCCTGTTCACGCCCTTCCCGCAGGGCGGCACTGCCTCCGCACCCGCCGAGCCGGCAAAGCAGGAAAGTTCTGAAAAGCCGGGCGACCTTCAGGAGCTGAAGGAGCAGATTGCTGCCATGCAGCGCAAGATCGATTCTATGGGGTGA
- a CDS encoding acetyl-CoA C-acetyltransferase yields the protein MPASNSIVIASAARTAVGSFNGSFANTPAHELGAVVVKEVLARAGVDAAEVDEVILGQVLTAGQGQNPARQASIAAGLPIETTAWGLNQVCGSGLRAIALGMQQIATGDAKIIVAGGQESMSLSTHCQHLRAGTKMGDLKLIDTMIKDGLWDAFNGYHMGNTAENVARQFQITRDDQDEFALASQNKAEAAQKAGKFKDEIVAFTVKGRKGDTIVDQDEYIRIGATIDAMQKLKPAFDKDGTVTAANASGLNDGAAAAVLMTEAEAERRGITPLARIVSWATAGVDPSIMGTGPIPASKKALEKAGWSVGDLDLVEANEAFAAQACAVNKGLGWDPAIVNVNGGAIAIGHPIGASGARIFNTLVFEMKRRGAKKGLATLCIGGGMGVAMCVEAI from the coding sequence ATGCCCGCCTCGAATTCCATCGTCATCGCCAGCGCCGCCCGCACTGCGGTAGGTTCCTTCAACGGCTCGTTCGCCAATACGCCTGCCCATGAACTGGGTGCTGTCGTCGTCAAGGAAGTGCTGGCACGTGCCGGTGTTGATGCCGCTGAAGTCGATGAGGTCATCCTCGGTCAGGTGCTGACCGCGGGGCAGGGCCAGAACCCGGCGCGGCAGGCGTCCATCGCCGCCGGCCTGCCTATTGAAACCACCGCCTGGGGTCTCAATCAGGTCTGCGGCTCGGGCCTGCGCGCCATCGCGCTCGGCATGCAGCAGATCGCGACGGGCGACGCCAAGATCATCGTTGCCGGCGGCCAGGAATCGATGTCGCTGTCCACGCATTGCCAGCATCTGCGCGCCGGCACCAAGATGGGCGACCTGAAGCTCATCGACACGATGATCAAGGACGGTCTGTGGGATGCCTTCAACGGCTACCACATGGGCAACACCGCCGAAAATGTCGCACGCCAGTTCCAGATCACCCGCGACGATCAGGACGAATTCGCGCTCGCCTCGCAGAACAAGGCGGAGGCCGCTCAGAAGGCGGGAAAGTTCAAGGACGAGATCGTCGCCTTCACCGTCAAGGGCCGCAAGGGCGACACCATCGTCGACCAGGACGAATATATCCGCATCGGCGCGACGATCGATGCCATGCAGAAGCTTAAACCCGCCTTCGACAAGGACGGCACGGTGACTGCCGCCAACGCGTCCGGCCTGAATGACGGTGCCGCCGCTGCCGTGCTGATGACCGAGGCCGAAGCCGAGAGGCGCGGTATCACCCCGCTTGCCCGCATCGTTTCCTGGGCGACCGCCGGCGTCGACCCATCCATAATGGGCACGGGGCCGATCCCGGCATCGAAGAAGGCGCTGGAGAAGGCCGGCTGGTCGGTCGGCGATCTCGATCTCGTCGAGGCCAACGAGGCTTTTGCGGCTCAGGCCTGCGCGGTCAACAAGGGTCTCGGCTGGGATCCGGCCATCGTCAACGTCAATGGCGGGGCGATTGCCATCGGCCACCCGATCGGAGCATCGGGCGCGCGTATCTTCAACACGCTGGTCTTCGAAATGAAGCGCCGCGGCGCCAAGAAGGGCCTCGCCACGCTGTGCATCGGCGGCGGCATGGGCGTGGCGATGTGTGTTGAGGCGATTTAG
- the phbB gene encoding acetoacetyl-CoA reductase has product MTRTALVTGGSRGIGAAIAVALKNAGYKVAANYAGNDEAAQKFTADTGIKTYKWSVADYDACEAGIKQVEADLGPVDVLVNNAGITRDAPFHKMTRDQWREVMETNLNGVFNMTHPLWNGMRERKFGRVITISSINGQKGQFAQANYSAAKAGDIGFTKALAQEGARAGITVNAICPGYIATDMVMAVPEKVRESIIAQIPVGRLGEAVEIARCVVFLSSDDAGFITGSTITANGGQYFV; this is encoded by the coding sequence ATGACCAGAACAGCACTCGTCACCGGGGGATCGCGTGGCATCGGGGCGGCGATCGCCGTTGCGCTGAAGAATGCGGGCTACAAGGTTGCCGCCAATTATGCCGGCAATGACGAAGCGGCGCAGAAATTCACCGCCGACACCGGCATCAAGACCTACAAATGGTCGGTCGCCGACTACGACGCCTGCGAGGCCGGGATAAAACAGGTCGAGGCCGATCTCGGGCCGGTCGATGTTCTGGTCAACAATGCCGGCATCACCCGCGACGCACCTTTCCACAAGATGACGCGCGACCAGTGGCGCGAGGTCATGGAAACCAATCTCAACGGCGTCTTTAACATGACGCATCCGCTGTGGAACGGCATGCGCGAGCGCAAGTTCGGCCGCGTCATCACCATTTCCTCGATCAACGGCCAGAAGGGCCAGTTCGCGCAGGCGAATTATTCGGCGGCCAAGGCCGGCGATATCGGCTTCACCAAGGCGCTGGCGCAGGAAGGCGCGCGCGCTGGCATCACCGTCAACGCCATCTGCCCCGGCTATATCGCGACAGACATGGTCATGGCGGTGCCGGAAAAGGTGCGCGAGTCCATCATCGCGCAGATCCCGGTCGGCCGGCTCGGCGAGGCCGTCGAGATCGCGCGCTGCGTGGTGTTCCTGTCATCCGACGATGCCGGCTTCATCACCGGCTCGACGATTACCGCCAATGGCGGGCAGTATTTTGTGTGA
- the aqpZ gene encoding aquaporin Z, producing MSKRLFAEFLGTFWLVFGGCGSAVLAAAFPQFGIGFLGVAFAFGLTVLTMAYAVGGISGGHFNPAVSVGLTVAGRLPAKDLVPYVIAQVIGAIVASAILYFIASGKADFSLSGGFASNGYGEHSPGGYSMGAALVIEIVLTFMFLMIILGVTTKRVPAGFAPIAIGLALTLIHLISIPVTNTSVNPARSTGPALFVGGWALQQLWLFWVAPIVGAILAGIAHKSLFGDE from the coding sequence ATGTCCAAACGTCTCTTCGCCGAGTTCCTCGGTACTTTCTGGCTCGTCTTCGGCGGTTGCGGCAGCGCCGTTCTTGCCGCCGCTTTCCCCCAATTCGGTATTGGTTTTCTTGGCGTTGCGTTTGCGTTCGGCCTGACGGTCCTCACCATGGCTTATGCCGTGGGCGGGATTTCCGGCGGCCACTTCAATCCGGCCGTATCCGTCGGCCTCACCGTGGCCGGGCGTCTTCCGGCCAAGGATCTCGTCCCCTATGTCATCGCCCAGGTCATCGGCGCCATCGTCGCCTCGGCGATCCTGTACTTCATCGCCAGCGGCAAGGCGGATTTCTCGCTTTCCGGCGGCTTCGCATCGAACGGCTATGGCGAGCATTCGCCGGGCGGCTATTCGATGGGTGCAGCCCTTGTCATCGAAATCGTGCTGACCTTCATGTTCCTGATGATCATCCTCGGCGTCACGACGAAACGCGTTCCGGCAGGTTTTGCGCCGATCGCCATCGGCCTGGCGCTGACCCTGATCCACCTGATCTCGATCCCGGTGACCAACACCTCGGTCAACCCGGCGCGCTCCACCGGTCCGGCGCTGTTCGTCGGCGGCTGGGCGCTGCAGCAGCTCTGGCTGTTCTGGGTCGCCCCGATCGTCGGCGCCATCCTCGCCGGCATCGCCCACAAGTCGCTGTTCGGCGACGAGTGA